The Chloroflexota bacterium genomic interval GCCCGCGCCCACAACCTGGTCCAGTTCGCCATCATGGGCTCGATCTATGCGGAGCGTGTGCTGGGGATTCCCGAGCCGCGCGTAGCCCTGCTCAGCATCGGCGAGGAGGAGGAGAAGGGAACCATGCGCGTGCAGGAGGCCCACCGGGCGCTCCGGAATGCGCCGGTGCGCTTCGTCGGCAACGTGGAGGGCAAGGACATCCCCGCGGGCCGGGCGGACGTCATCGTGACGGATGGCTTCGTGGGGAACGTCCTCATCAAGTTCGCCGAAGGCGTCGGATCGAGCGTGCTCGGCGTCATTCGCTCGGAGATCCGAGCCAACCCCGTCTCCTCCCTTCTGGGGCTCTGTCTCCAGCCGGTGTTCCGTCGCGTCCGGGCGAAGCTCGACTATGCGGAATACGGTGGCGCGCCACTCCTGGGCGTCGACGGCGTCTGCATCGTCGCTCACGGGCGCTCGAACCCGCGGGCCGTCCGCAATGCCATCCGGGTCGCCGCCGAGGCTGCCCAGGGCGGGCTCGTGGACCGAATCTGCGAGGGGCTGGCAGCGCTCCAGCTGCGGGAAACGGTGAGTGCTCAGAACCGGTAGCGGACACCTACTCCCGATCGCCTTCGTCGGCGCCTGACCGGTGCACGTACACCGAAATGAGGCGCTCGTCCGGAGCCGCCTGCGCATCGGCGCCGTCTTCCTCCTCGTTTCGATGGCGGTCCTCCTCGGCGGGTTCATCGCCTCGACGCGGCAGGCCGACGTCGGCGAGCAATTCGCCATCTCTGTTTCGACCCTGCTGATCGGGCTCGTTCTCTGGTGGCGGAATCAGGCCTACCTCGCGCGCTGGGGACCGCGCAACCAGTACGATTCCCAGCTCGCGGGCGCGCTCCGAGGCCTGGATGCCCGCTACCACTTGTTCGCCTTTCCGGCGGCTCGCCTGCCCGACTACGTCCTTGTCGGGCCGATCGGGGTCCTCGTGTTGGTGCCACGGGCCGTGGGCGGCAACGTCGTCTGCGATGGCGAGCGCTGGAGTCACGATGTGGACCGGCCGGCCCTGCTGCGCCTGGCGGTCCTCTTCTCCGGTCGGCCAACTCTGGGAAATCCGGGTGCCGACGCGGAGCGCGCCGTCCGCGACCTCCGCGCGTTCCTGAGTGAGCGCCTCGGTTCGGAAGTCGCGGCAAAGCTGGAGATCGAGCCACTGGTCGTCCTCATCAATAGCCAGGTGAAGCTGATGACCCATGGATGCGCGGTGGCGGCGCTGTATCTCCGCACCCTTCGGGCCCATGTTCGAAAGCTGCCGCGCTCGCTGCCGCAAGAAGCGATCGGCGAGATCGTGCGCGCCCTCGAGGCCGCATAGCGCGCCCGTCGAGCCGGATCCTGCCCGCTGAGGTAGCACGCCCCCGTTTCCAACCGCCCATTGGCGCCCTCGTGTCCCCTCCGTCCGCGCGAGGGTGCCACGGACCGAATGCTCTACGCTGTTGAAAGAGCGCAAGGTCGACGGGAGGTGCCCCTTGCAAGTACGCGACATTATGACTCAGCCTGTCCGGACGATCGACGTCTTTGCCACCGCTCAGGAGGCGGCAGCGACCATGGCGCGGTACGGAATTGGCGCGCTACCCGTCACGGAAAACGGCAACCTGGTCGGCATCATCACCGACCGCGACCTGACGGCCCGATGCCTTGCGAGCGGGCATGCGCCGGAGCTCATCCCCGTGCGCGTCATCATGACGGCGCACCCGTTGTCCGTGTCGCCAACCGACACGGTGGACGAGGCCGCGCGCACGATGGGCGACCATGCGATCCGTCGGCTGCCGGTGATGGACCGGGGGAAGCCGGTGGGGATGATCTCGGCCGACGATATCGCCCGGTTCTGCGCCGACGACGAGCTGGTCAGCGAGATGATGCGCCACATTGCCCGTCACACAGCGCCCCCGGCCGTTCACGAGTCCCCATCCTATGCGCTTGCGCAGCGGATCGAGTACGTGGACGGATAGGGGCGAAGTTGCCGGAAGGGACGCGCCGTCAGCCGTCGACGAGCCTCTTCAGAATCTCCCGGAGGCGTGGCGTGCGTGTGATCGCCTCGCGGAGCCCCTCGATCTCTTCTTCCCCAACCAGGAGAGGGCTCCGCTGAAATCGCCCATCGTGGCTGTAGAAGCAGAAGCGGACGCTGTATGAGCCGGCGGCCGGGCCTTCGGTGTATTGGAGAAGCTGGATACACGGCTCGTGGTACTCGCCGACGTAGCTCGCCTCCTCGGCCACGACCCCGGCGCCCCAGTGCATCGTGAACGGTCGCGGGATCGGCCGATAGCTGGTCGGACGGTCGTCGTCGCGCACTATCGGGCTCCCCAATCAAACCCGCGGTCAGCGGCGAGGTCATTCATCACGGCCACCAGAAGCTCGTGGGCGACGCGTTCGCGCCACGGGTCCGGATCGCCGTGCTCCACGACCCGGGCGAGCTCCGAGAGCCTCCAGTATGGCGGGGGCGTGCCGCCCATGAGGGCCGGTCGGCTCTGCTCGTCGGCCCCGTCGGAGCCGACCAGGAAGAGCATCTGGTCCACGCGATACCATGCCCAGCCGGTGACCCGGAGCGCCGCAGGTCCGAGGTTGCCTTCGGGGTCGAACCGTTCGGCCGCCATGCGTTCTCCCCCGGGCTCGTCCGCCGCATCATTGTAGCCGGTCCCTGCGGAGGGCGCCGGACGGACTATGCCCGCGGCCAAGCGGAGAAGTCGCTATGGTAGGGTTTCCTCGAACGCAGCCGGCGCGTCACGCCTGATCGAGATCGGGCGCCTCGATGGATGGACTTCGCGAAAGGGGGAAGAAGTTGGAAGTCAAGGAGCTCGGACACATCGTCCTCTACGTCCGGGACCTGGAGCGGTCGCGACGCTTCTACCGCGACGTGCTCGGCTGGCGCGAGGTCGGAGGCATGGGGGGCGCTGCCGTGGCCTTCTCGTCCGGAAGAACGCACCACGAGCTGCTCCTGATCAACGTCGGGCCGGATGCCGCGCCGATCCCGTCTGGACGGCGCGTGGGCATGTACCACTTCGGCGTGAAAGTCGGTGAGACCGATGACGAGCTTCGCGAGGCGCTCCGCGCGTGTGTCCAAGCGGGAGTCCGCGTCGTTGGCGCATCCGACCACACCGTTACCCACAGCCTCTATATCGAGGATCCGGACGGCAACGAGATCGAGCTGTACATCGACGTGCAGTCGGCGGACTGGAAGCAGCATCCCGAAGCGGTCCTCGCGCCGGTGCGCCCGCTCCATCTGTAGATGAATGTCGCCCGGCGGCGCGAGAGTAGGCAGGCGCCTACGCTTGTCCTCGCGTCCGCCTCACCACGGAGGGCAGAGGTGTTCGCGGCCCTCGGCCTCCCCTTCGAGGTCGATCCCACCGACCTGAACGAGGACCCACGTCCGGGCGAGGCGCCGATCGATCTCGCGCACCGGCTGGCCGAGGCGAAAGCGACGCTGGCGGCGTCGCGCCACCCGGGCGCAGTCGCCATCGGGTCCGACACGGTCGTCGCCCTCGACGGCCGTTCGCTGGGGAAGCCCGCGTCGCCAGATGAGGCGGTCGCGATGCTGCGGGCCCTCCGCGGTCGCGAGCACAGGGTCATTACGGCTGTGGCAGCCGCGTGCCGCGCGAACGAGACGACGCGCGTATGGACCGAGGTCGCGACGACGCGCGTCTGGATGCGCGACTACCGTGATGACGAGATCGCGGACTACGTCGCCTCTGGCGATCCGATGGACAAGGCGGGCGCCTATGCCATCCAGCACGAGGGGTTCCATCCGGTCGAACGAATCGAGGGGTGTTATCTCACCGTCGTCGGCCTGCCGCTACTCGAGCTGCGGTCGGTGTTGGAGCGAGCGGGCGTTACGCTCGGGAGGATCGCCTCGGCTGCGCTCGATTCGCTGTGCCGCACCTGTCCTGACCGCCGGATGTTGGTCGGAGATGACGACCGTTAGGAGCGCGCCCGATTGTCGACGTCGTAGGGGCGCCGCCCGAAGGATTTCGCTTCGTCGAGGTGCGACCGTGCGCTACGGCGCGGCCTCGGGGCCCTTGTCGCGCCAGGCTTCGATGAACCGCGTAATCCGCGCCTCGTCGTAGTCGTCCATCGTGTCGATGCGCGTCCACGCCGTCAACGTGATCTTCGCGGGCAGGCCCTTGTACGGCGCGATGACGATCTTCGAGCTGTTCGGGAACAGCGGAAGCTTGTGGGTCGGCACATAGCGGTTGTAGAAGTCCTTGAGCTGTGCCACGAGATCAGGGCAGTCGCAGTCATACTGGATCATGATCCCGCCGTGCTCCAGGTTGTGGACCTGCGCCTCGTCGGGGATCTGGGTGTCGTAGATGCCCCAGTCCACGGGCGCTTCTCCCGCGATGTTCCAATGAGGACCGGACGTGGGAGGCTTGGAGTTGTATGCGACGTGCGCGGCGCCCTTGTCGATGTGGGTCTGCCCCTGGTTGGGCACCGGCTTGCCCGGCTGCGCCTGCACCGACTTCACCACGATGAACGACACGGCGGCGATAACGGCGATGGCCACCACGCTCCAGATGACCATCTGCGTGTATTTTTTCCGCGTCTCCCGCTGTCGTTGCTGCTCGCGCGCGTGCATTCGGGCGGCCCGGCGGGAATTGACCTTCGCGGGTGCGGTTCGGTTGGATGCGGTCATCGAGTGGCTCTCCTGGGTGGCTGCCGAGCGTCTTGACGGCGTCTCGCGCGCAGCGGGGGGCGTGGCGAGGAATACTACTACGCGGGCCCGGCGCCGTACAACACGACGTTGTGGGACGGAATGTAGTGGCTCTTGAGCTGCAGCGTTCGCGAGTCATCCCCCTGGGTGACCGTGCGCGTGACGACGACGTCGAACCCGTCCTGGGCTCCCTCCACCTGGAGCGACTTGCCGCTCGGCATCGTCGGCTCGGGCTGCCTGACCAGCGCGCGATCGGTCGGGACGACATTTGAGACGACAGGGCCGTCGATCTGCACGTCCCAGGTCGGGATGGTGCCGTACAGGTCGAAGATCAGCGTAGACCCCTCCACGCGCGACTGAATGAGCAGATAGTCCGGCGTGGTATTGATGAACCGAAAATCCAGACCGTAGTCCTCGTCGACGGTGGCGTCGAGCCCCTTCATCCCGAGGGGCGGCTGGCCGTACGATGGGATCCAGTACAGGTGGGAGTGGCGCTCTTCGATCTGATAGCCCGCGTGGAAGACAGGGTGGAACAGCGTCGTTGCCACTTGGCAGATCCCACCCGCGACAGAGGGGATCGTCTGCGCGCCCGTTTTCGATAGCGTGATCCCCCAGCCTGTCTGGAACCCCGCCGCGAGGGTCGTCGGCCCCACCTCTTTGTTGAACGAGAACATCTCGCCCGGCGGGATCACGGTGCCATTCAGCCGGGTCGCGGCGAGGGAGATGTTGTGAGCCTTCTCGGGAACAGACCCGGCGAACGAGGTCTTTCCCTCGCGAATCAGCTCGCGGATGCCGAGCTTGTCGGCGTCGCCGCTGGCGACGTTGGGCTGCGTCACAGTGAGCGCCAGGGGGATGTTGCGGTCGTTCGAGAACAGATGCTCCCGGATCTGGGTCGCCACCGCCGACGGATCGACGCCGCGACCTTCCCGGCTCTCCCGGATCACCTTCAGGTTTCCGCCGTTCCAATCGAAGCGTGCGTCGATCGGCGCGCGACCGATCTCCGTAGAGACTCGATCCAATGTGTCCGAAATCGCCCTGATGTTGACCGACACCTGCGCCGGCTCGCCCGGAGCGCGCGCAAACGTCAACATGCGAGCGATCTGTTCCTGGTCCAGTGTCCACGTGCGATCTGCAAATGTCAGGGTGAGCGGAGCGCTCAGCGCGCGCTCAGCGCGGCGCTTGGCGTCCTGGAAGTCGGCCGTTGTTGCGCCCGGCGCCACCGGCTCCATCTCCAGATCGATGGCGGGCGGAATGCGTGGACCGCTGAGCGCGCTGCGCACGGCCTGGACGCTCTCGGGCATGGCGAGCTGCGCTCCCTCCACCTCTGCCACGATGTTCACAGA includes:
- the plsX gene encoding phosphate acyltransferase PlsX is translated as MSPVPRIALDAMGGDHAPAAVIAGAVDAQRDLGVQVVLVGPEDRVARELHRAAGRGLGSSFPGLVDAPDVIGMGEHPVAAVRAKRRSSIVVGLDLVARGEADGFVSAGNTGAVMAAALLALKRIEGIDRPALATPFPSATGPCLLLDVGANAEARAHNLVQFAIMGSIYAERVLGIPEPRVALLSIGEEEEKGTMRVQEAHRALRNAPVRFVGNVEGKDIPAGRADVIVTDGFVGNVLIKFAEGVGSSVLGVIRSEIRANPVSSLLGLCLQPVFRRVRAKLDYAEYGGAPLLGVDGVCIVAHGRSNPRAVRNAIRVAAEAAQGGLVDRICEGLAALQLRETVSAQNR
- a CDS encoding CBS domain-containing protein translates to MQVRDIMTQPVRTIDVFATAQEAAATMARYGIGALPVTENGNLVGIITDRDLTARCLASGHAPELIPVRVIMTAHPLSVSPTDTVDEAARTMGDHAIRRLPVMDRGKPVGMISADDIARFCADDELVSEMMRHIARHTAPPAVHESPSYALAQRIEYVDG
- a CDS encoding VOC family protein, which produces MEVKELGHIVLYVRDLERSRRFYRDVLGWREVGGMGGAAVAFSSGRTHHELLLINVGPDAAPIPSGRRVGMYHFGVKVGETDDELREALRACVQAGVRVVGASDHTVTHSLYIEDPDGNEIELYIDVQSADWKQHPEAVLAPVRPLHL
- a CDS encoding Maf family protein — its product is MNVARRRESRQAPTLVLASASPRRAEVFAALGLPFEVDPTDLNEDPRPGEAPIDLAHRLAEAKATLAASRHPGAVAIGSDTVVALDGRSLGKPASPDEAVAMLRALRGREHRVITAVAAACRANETTRVWTEVATTRVWMRDYRDDEIADYVASGDPMDKAGAYAIQHEGFHPVERIEGCYLTVVGLPLLELRSVLERAGVTLGRIASAALDSLCRTCPDRRMLVGDDDR
- a CDS encoding DUF3105 domain-containing protein; amino-acid sequence: MTASNRTAPAKVNSRRAARMHAREQQRQRETRKKYTQMVIWSVVAIAVIAAVSFIVVKSVQAQPGKPVPNQGQTHIDKGAAHVAYNSKPPTSGPHWNIAGEAPVDWGIYDTQIPDEAQVHNLEHGGIMIQYDCDCPDLVAQLKDFYNRYVPTHKLPLFPNSSKIVIAPYKGLPAKITLTAWTRIDTMDDYDEARITRFIEAWRDKGPEAAP
- a CDS encoding VanW family protein, encoding MRRAVILHRGRFVSPPGPLALRVPVPSARSVLGVLATVALLFLGATFGVQLAYADRIPAGVHVLGVDLSGRTKTEARGLLEAAASSLLRKPVALRVEGQEWPSSPRDLGMTIDTDALLDQAYLVGREGNVLQRVMGPWTAILAEEDFAEPAFEVDADQAARALRVVAAAVDRPAQDARIDLVHSGDGISVNIVAEVEGAQLAMPESVQAVRSALSGPRIPPAIDLEMEPVAPGATTADFQDAKRRAERALSAPLTLTFADRTWTLDQEQIARMLTFARAPGEPAQVSVNIRAISDTLDRVSTEIGRAPIDARFDWNGGNLKVIRESREGRGVDPSAVATQIREHLFSNDRNIPLALTVTQPNVASGDADKLGIRELIREGKTSFAGSVPEKAHNISLAATRLNGTVIPPGEMFSFNKEVGPTTLAAGFQTGWGITLSKTGAQTIPSVAGGICQVATTLFHPVFHAGYQIEERHSHLYWIPSYGQPPLGMKGLDATVDEDYGLDFRFINTTPDYLLIQSRVEGSTLIFDLYGTIPTWDVQIDGPVVSNVVPTDRALVRQPEPTMPSGKSLQVEGAQDGFDVVVTRTVTQGDDSRTLQLKSHYIPSHNVVLYGAGPA